In Aliamphritea ceti, a single window of DNA contains:
- a CDS encoding ATP-binding protein, whose protein sequence is MMPKSLRARLLLASLLLLPVFFGLTGFALQQAFSHSLATAEEQRLKLQLYLLLGAAEPSSDGISMPATLREPRYNQIASGLYGVLHEGSHSLMWRSESSQLLNDDLLERLGRTELETGMESFYELTEDALFVYQFGLLWDIEGVEKPYLFTVLESNSFVKAEQKAFNTRLWSWLGAAIVLFLLVEAIIMRWGLMPLNRLAKDLKSIEHGHSDRLQGEYPSEVQVVTDNLNLLIENERKQRERYRNTLGDLAHSLKTPLAVIRGARQEGLDYVDFQNLVNDQVVRMDQIVQYQLARAVKSQGRRLAKRVAVEPLIKRMASALQKVYRDKGIDVVLELKDFQLAADERDLMELLGNILENAFKYGDSRVKVSMSQAEGMLRIDIADDGAGISPELRQTILKRGQRADTSAPGQGIGLSVAVDILSSYGGELRISESLYGGALFCLMLPLSY, encoded by the coding sequence ATGATGCCAAAATCTCTGCGGGCACGCTTGTTGCTCGCATCTCTTTTACTATTGCCAGTGTTTTTTGGTCTAACCGGATTTGCTTTACAGCAAGCCTTCAGCCATAGCCTGGCGACTGCTGAAGAACAGCGCCTTAAGTTACAGCTTTATTTGTTGCTGGGCGCAGCAGAACCCTCCTCTGATGGCATCAGTATGCCAGCGACACTTCGTGAACCCCGTTATAACCAGATTGCTTCTGGCCTGTATGGCGTATTGCATGAGGGTAGCCATTCCCTGATGTGGCGTTCAGAGTCGAGCCAGTTACTCAATGACGATTTGCTTGAACGTCTGGGCCGCACTGAGCTGGAAACAGGGATGGAATCCTTTTATGAGTTGACTGAAGATGCGCTATTTGTCTATCAGTTCGGCTTACTCTGGGATATCGAAGGCGTAGAGAAGCCTTATTTGTTTACAGTGCTCGAATCTAACAGTTTCGTGAAAGCAGAACAGAAAGCATTTAACACTCGCCTCTGGAGTTGGCTGGGGGCTGCGATAGTACTTTTTCTGTTAGTCGAAGCGATTATTATGCGCTGGGGCCTTATGCCGCTTAACCGGCTCGCAAAGGATCTTAAGTCTATTGAGCACGGTCACAGTGATCGCTTGCAGGGAGAGTATCCGAGCGAAGTTCAGGTGGTGACCGATAATCTGAATCTGTTAATTGAAAATGAGCGCAAACAGCGCGAACGTTACCGGAATACTTTGGGGGATCTGGCACACAGCCTGAAAACCCCACTGGCTGTTATTCGGGGTGCCCGGCAAGAAGGCCTGGATTATGTTGATTTTCAGAATCTGGTTAATGACCAGGTCGTGCGGATGGATCAGATTGTTCAGTATCAGCTTGCCAGAGCTGTTAAAAGTCAGGGGCGTCGGCTGGCGAAGCGGGTTGCAGTTGAACCGCTGATTAAACGTATGGCGTCTGCCTTACAGAAGGTGTACCGGGATAAAGGCATCGATGTTGTTCTGGAGCTGAAAGATTTCCAACTGGCGGCAGATGAACGGGATTTAATGGAGTTACTTGGGAATATTCTCGAGAACGCTTTTAAATACGGTGATTCCAGGGTCAAAGTCAGTATGTCGCAGGCTGAAGGTATGCTGCGTATTGATATTGCTGATGATGGTGCAGGAATATCACCTGAGTTGCGCCAAACCATACTCAAACGTGGTCAGCGGGCAGATACTTCCGCCCCCGGACAGGGCATTGGTCTGTCCGTGGCGGTAGATATTCTCAGCAGTTATGGTGGTGAACTACGGATTTCAGAATCACTGTATGGCGGTGCATTATTTTGTCTGATGCTGCCATTAAGTTACTGA
- a CDS encoding M48 family metallopeptidase, with protein MQLSGRLFDGHTSKSHPAELSIDTLGDIFIECPELSVRGCHWSELTISPRIGSTSRYLDLPNGLRFETRENDPVDELINRFAGDNRLSWIHQLENSYRYAFASVICVALFVWWGVAYGLPSAARQVAFLLPVSVNQEVSKHTLSTLDNYIFEPSTLSVERREELTDAFNKLIASRDDGFDYKLYFRDGGAVGPNAFALPDGSVIFTDQIIKLAGNDEELIAVMSHEIGHVNMRHGLRRALQSSALPLIIIVVTGDMSTASSILAALPTILVESQYSQTFELEADAFAKDLLIQHQHDPMSLGNLLERLSKEHKEGTNDWFSSHPSTPERIEKLKAK; from the coding sequence ATGCAACTTTCAGGCAGGCTCTTTGATGGTCATACCTCAAAGAGCCATCCGGCAGAGCTGTCGATAGATACTCTTGGGGACATTTTTATCGAATGCCCTGAACTGAGTGTGCGGGGCTGCCACTGGTCGGAATTAACTATCAGCCCCCGTATTGGCAGCACATCGAGATATCTGGATTTACCTAACGGTTTACGGTTCGAAACCAGAGAAAATGATCCGGTTGATGAGTTAATTAACCGCTTTGCAGGTGACAACCGGCTCAGCTGGATTCACCAACTGGAAAACAGCTACCGCTATGCGTTTGCCTCAGTCATCTGTGTCGCTTTATTCGTCTGGTGGGGAGTTGCCTACGGCTTGCCATCTGCAGCCCGACAGGTAGCATTTTTACTTCCAGTGAGCGTTAACCAGGAAGTCAGTAAGCACACACTAAGCACACTGGACAATTACATCTTTGAGCCCTCAACACTTTCTGTTGAGCGCCGTGAAGAATTAACTGATGCGTTCAACAAGCTCATAGCCAGTCGGGATGACGGCTTTGACTATAAACTGTATTTCCGCGACGGTGGCGCTGTTGGCCCGAATGCTTTTGCACTGCCTGACGGCAGCGTCATTTTCACCGATCAGATTATTAAACTGGCTGGCAATGATGAAGAGTTAATTGCAGTAATGAGCCACGAAATTGGCCATGTAAATATGCGCCACGGCTTACGCAGAGCATTACAAAGCAGCGCCCTTCCTCTCATCATCATAGTGGTCACCGGTGACATGAGTACCGCCAGTTCAATACTGGCGGCATTGCCAACCATATTAGTTGAAAGCCAGTATTCTCAGACCTTCGAACTGGAAGCTGACGCTTTCGCAAAAGACCTTCTGATACAACATCAGCATGATCCAATGAGCCTGGGCAATCTGTTAGAACGGTTAAGTAAAGAGCACAAAGAAGGTACTAACGACTGGTTCTCCAGCCATCCTTCTACACCAGAGCGAATAGAGAAACTCAAAGCTAAATAA
- a CDS encoding YjgN family protein yields MSQNLPQHPTVHPFEFHGKSGEFFKIWIVNICLTILTLGIYSAWAKVRTHQYFYGNTTLAGSSFEYTAKPITILKGRLLAVFVIIIYSVSTTFFPLITPVFIIAFLIILPWLICRSLKFRAVNTRYRNLSFNFHGTYGQAFCNYLLFPLLSAFTLYLVYPLIMAIQNRWYIDNSSYGKTRFKSNLSAKPIYFACFIGAVVIIAALAGFLGYIFNSGVINNIENDPIAPFIGMALLPVYYAVYVYVHSRVINATMNSTKLDEHSFESSLKARKLLWLLLTNTLAIMISLGLLIPWTHIRMARYKAECTQFIATGDLEEFTRGASDKQNALGEELGDVMDLEFGI; encoded by the coding sequence ATGTCTCAAAACCTTCCCCAACACCCGACGGTACATCCGTTTGAATTTCATGGCAAAAGCGGTGAATTCTTTAAAATATGGATCGTTAACATTTGCCTAACAATTCTGACGCTGGGTATATATTCCGCCTGGGCTAAAGTACGTACCCATCAGTATTTCTATGGTAATACGACGCTGGCAGGCAGCAGTTTCGAATATACAGCCAAGCCAATAACAATCCTTAAGGGCCGTTTACTGGCTGTGTTCGTGATCATTATCTATTCCGTCAGTACAACATTTTTCCCGCTGATCACACCAGTATTCATCATTGCTTTCCTGATTATTCTGCCCTGGCTTATCTGCCGGTCGCTGAAATTCCGGGCTGTAAACACCCGCTACCGTAATCTCAGCTTTAACTTTCATGGTACTTACGGTCAGGCATTCTGTAATTATCTATTGTTCCCGTTACTCAGCGCATTCACTCTTTACCTGGTTTATCCGTTGATAATGGCGATTCAGAATCGCTGGTATATAGATAACAGCAGCTACGGTAAAACCCGCTTCAAAAGTAACCTCAGTGCCAAGCCAATATATTTCGCCTGCTTCATCGGCGCTGTTGTGATCATTGCTGCCTTGGCAGGGTTCCTCGGCTACATATTCAACAGCGGTGTGATAAATAACATTGAAAACGACCCGATAGCACCATTTATAGGTATGGCATTATTGCCTGTTTATTACGCCGTATATGTATATGTACACTCACGTGTTATCAACGCCACGATGAACAGTACCAAGCTGGATGAACACAGCTTTGAAAGCTCACTCAAAGCCCGTAAGCTTCTATGGCTGTTACTCACGAATACACTGGCAATCATGATAAGTCTTGGCTTACTCATTCCCTGGACACACATTCGTATGGCCCGCTACAAAGCTGAATGTACGCAGTTTATCGCGACTGGCGATCTGGAAGAATTCACCCGTGGAGCTTCTGATAAACAAAACGCTCTGGGCGAAGAACTCGGCGATGTCATGGATCTGGAGTTTGGCATCTGA